From the Saccharomyces paradoxus chromosome V, complete sequence genome, the window ggtgttgaaaaatttcaagcaACCTTTTATAGCTAACTCAACTGCACTGTAAAAAAATCTGTGGGAAACAAATATAGAACATGTCAAAAGCTACATATAAAGAACGTGCTGCTACTCATCCTAGTCCTGTTGCTGCGAAGCTATTCAACATTATGCACGAAAAGCAAACAAACTTGTGTGCTTCATTGGATGTTCGTACCACCAAGGAATTATTAGAGTTAGTAGAAGCATTGGGTCCCGTGATTTGCCTATTGAAGACACATGTGGATATCTTGACTGATTTTTCCATGGAGGGCACAGTTAAGCCACTAAAGGCATTATCCGCCAAGTACAATTTTTTACTATTCGAAGACAGAAAATTTGCTGATATTGGTAATACAGTTAAATTGCAGTACTCTGCGGGTGTATACAGAATAGCGGAATGGGCAGACATTACCAATGCACACGGTGTGGTAGGCCCCGGTATTGTCAGCGGATTGAAGCAAGCGGCAGAAGAAGTGACAAAGGAACCCAGAGGTCTTTTGATGTTGGCAGAATTGTCATGCAAGGGCTCCCTAGCTACTGGAGAATACACCAAGGGCACTGTAGACATTGCAAAGAGTGACAAAGACTTTGTTATCGGCTTTATTGCTCAAAGAGACATGGGTGGGAGAGATGAAGGCTACGACTGGTTGATCATGACACCCGGCGTGGGCTTAGATGACAAGGGAGACGCATTGGGCCAACAGTATAGAACCGTTGATGATGTGGTCTCTACGGGGTCTgatatcattattgttgGTAGAGGGTTATTTGCAAAGGGAAGAGATGCTAAGGTAGAAGGTGAACGTTATAGAAAAGCGGGCTGGGAGGCGTATTTGAGAAGATGCGGCCAGCAAAATTAAATTCTGTATTATAAGTAAATGCATTTATACTAAACTCACGATAAGCACTTCTAATTTAATTATCACGGTTATTACCCGGGAATCTCGGTCGTAATGATTTTTATAATgacgaaaaaaatagaaagaaaaagctcCATGGGCTTTATAAAAGAGAAGTGTCCAATACATTGCCAGAACCTAATTTCAGTATTCTACGAGGCATAAATCAAGAACAATAAGACAAGACTGTAAAGATGGACGCATTGAATTCCAAAGAACAACAAgagtttcaaaaagtaGTGgaacaaaagcaaatgaAGGATTTCATGCGTTTGTACTCTAATCTGGTAGAAAGATGTTTCACTGACTGTGTCAATGATTTCACAACGTCAAAGCTAACCAATAAGGAACAAACATGCATCATGAAGTGCTCAGAAAAGTTTCTGAAGCATAGCGAACGTGTAGGACAGCGTTTCCAAGAACAAAACGCTGCCCTGGGACAAGGCCTGGGCCGCTAATGTGTACTGGcgtatatatatctaaTTATGTATCTCTGGCCTGCCCCATTTTTAGCATGTAAATATAAAGAGAAATCATATCAAACCAAATCAAACTCAATAATAtccaccatttttttctttttttttctttttttttgtatcaTAATTAactaaaaaattaaaaaggaagattAAATTGGAAGTCGAATTTAGGATGGAACAGCAGCAGTAATCGGTATCGGGTTCGCCACGAATGACGTCCTACGATTGCACTCAACAGACCTTGACACGCACGCCGTGGCGGGCGACAAGTCAAACGGAACAACCGTTGCCGTTCCCATCGGGGTCCGACCTAAGCCAGACTCCGTAAATTTCTGATAACAACGGTCGGTAAAGACTGGTTCCCCAGGATAGTTCTTCTCTCAGGAGCAGGGGACAATGCCTAAAATGACATTGGCCCGGAGGACGAGGCTCCACTGTGTTCCACCGAATTTCCCACCtgataaaattttgatgacCCCCCCGGAAGGCGGATCCTTTTGCAAACAGGTTTCTTAATCGTAGGAATTACCACTGTTCCACTGCCAATCACGGCTCCCAGAGTTTCGTTCCCGGCCGCGAGCACCATGGCGTACCATGTGCGCCACGAGGCCTCAAACGGAAAACAATTGgtagaaaaagaaatggattATACTGTAGTAAGGAAAGATGAGGAGAGAACCGAACAGCAAGgaagggaaaaagaaagatcaGCGGTTAATAGTACAAGTGCGTACCGGTATTGTTGGAACAGGTGATCATCAATGTTAACTTGAGTTGCTATAGTAATATTCTGAACGTTTATATCATACAGTAATGTACATCTCGTATGCGTTCAGGTATAATTATATCTAATTGTagaatatgaaatattATACGAGCCATTCAGGTCGCACTACTGTCGAGTTGAAGATCTATTAATTGAACATTGGGGTGGTAGTTATATACACGAGTAAAATGAGTCGTCAGATTGAACATATATTAACTGCCTGAcctattattatattggtcatCCTTGAGATGGAACAATCGGCGTGCGTTTTATATTCCTCTCTTATATAGTGAGAATTATAcgaataattagataattgttgggattccattgttgctaaaggctataatattaggtatacagaatacaTTAGAAGTTATCCTCGAGtatataggaatccacaagAGGACGTCGATAATTcttatgtcatcttcttacaccgcatgtgataatatactactaaatagatgatattagaacttcattccaacatatAGTATAAGAAGATCAAACATCAACACTTCATTGATACTAATAActaattatcaacaaaataCTTATATATACTTACTTTTACTCATAGGCGTGGTTTGTTCTGCCAGGCAAAGGCGATTTGCTTCTGTTCGCCGGGCTCAATGATAACGTTGATGACACTTGTTTCCCTTCTAGTCCGAGAAAACTGCACGGCTTGTTGGAAACATCTGCTCAGTTCGCTTAATGTGTTGACATAAAAACCATTGGCGCCCAGGCCTTTGCCTACCAGATCGTAGCGACAGTTCTTGCTTAGCGCCGTTGGGGGTAAGTCGGTCTTGGTATCCTTTTCTCCATGATATATACCGCTGTTGTTCATCACAATGATGACCAGTGCCAGCTGGCACCTTACCgcagtttcaatttccatGGCGGAGAATCCGAATGCGGAATCACCCTGAATCAGCACCACGTCGAGCTCCGGATGAGATGCCTTGCATGCTAGAGCATACCCGAGTCCAATCCCCATGGTCGCGTTGGTCCCTGCATCTAAACGGCGCCTTGGTGCGTCTGTAGGGAATGAAACACGCGCAATATCCATAGTGTTTGCACCCTCCGTGACAAGTATTGTCCTGTAGTCATCAATAAGTGGTCTCAAAGTCCCATAAACCTGGTTATAATTCAATTGTGCCCCTCTGGTCTTCTCTTTCCTTAACAGGCGAGTTTGATTCAGTTTGATTTTCTCTCGCAATACTTGGTTGATACCGCTGTACTTCCAGCAGGAATCTTGGCGCACCAGTTCGTCAATTAGAGCAGTTACGCTCAAGCCTATATCCCCCCATATGGAAAGGTCGGCACCAGGTGATGAGTTGTTATCGCCCAAGGTTTCGGGATTGGAGTCGAGCTGGATGAATATGGACTCCGAGTTCCATTTGGGTGAAGCACCAAAATGTAATATCCAGTTTAATCTTGCCCCAAGAACAAGAACGATATCTGCGGTTTTCAATGCTTGAGATCTTGCAGACGAAACGTTTAGAGACGAAGAGTCCGGGACAATCCCCTTACCCATCGGGGTGGGCAAGAATGGTATATTGAACTTATCTACTAGTTTGCGAACTTCGtgagaatttttcaccgCACCTTTTCCAATGACAATTAGAATGTTTTTCTTACTGTGTTGTAGTATGAGTTGTACGACTTCTTTGATCTTCGATGGATCTGGACCACACTTATTTGGAGTTAAAATCATCGGCAATTCATTTCCTGTATGGTCATTTCCCTCCAGGGGTATTTCATACTCAATAAAATCTGCAGGGACGTCGATGTAAGAAACACCTGCGGTGCCTTGTATACAGTGATTCAAAGCCTTCTGAGTAATCATGCCAACATTGCTAGGGGTTAACTTGCCGGTAAACTTTAAAAATGGGGACAAAAGACTGATCTGATCCAACTCTTGAAATCCACCTTTATGCATATCGCCCTGGGAGGAACTTCCTGCAATGACTAAAAGCGGCCACCTATTGGACATTGAGTTATATATACCAGCCAGTGCGTGAATTAAACCAGGCCCCCCCACAATAAGTAATACGCCTGGCTTGTCACTAATATACCCATACGCAGAGGCTGCATATGAGGCAGCCTGTTCGTTCCTGCATGGAATGAATTTGATACCGTTAGCAACCATCGTATCCGCTAGTTGGACAATAGGGATGCCAACAATTCCAAAAACTGTGTCAATGCCGTATTTTTGTAAAAGTTGCGCGAATTGTTGTGTAGCAGTCGCCGTCATAATGATGAATGGTTGGTACTGTTTAATGTAGAGAGTTTAATACTAACTATCACTTAGAAGTAGCCCAATGCAGTTTCTTCGCTTTATGTATGAAGTGGTTATATATTAAACTTTCGTAcgtttccattttttttagctttAACTTCGGGCCGAGGGGCTCGGATGAGAAAGACAATAATTTGTCCTCATAGAACATCGACGGCTTGATTACTTCTTTTATCCTGTTCTTGAGATTCTTTGATCCTGGCAATTTTACACCTTAGCTCCATAATGGGGTCTTTTACAAAATCCCTCATGGAAACTACTTGAGAACACGCAGCTTGCGGGCAATCTCTCGTCGTGTATCCTTGTAAATAGTTTTGAATACCATCTTTATCGAAAACGTGattacatttttttgatatcaaCGGTGCTTCATAAGGTTTGCAAGTGATAGGACAGGTTAATTCAATTTTACCACCTTCTATTTGTAGATCATCTTCACCTGCGGGGCTTTGCAGATCCGGTATCACACAGGTTGGATCATTCCAAATGTACGGTAACACTTTTAGTATCTTGAGCGTATCTGTGTTATTAACCGTGGCCGTTAGCTCGGCCGTGGACATGCTTAAATACAATTCAGATAATTTGGGAGCGGTGAGCTCTCCAGTACGATATTTATCCCACGTGGAAAGGTCGATTTGGGGACAGGCATCTGATATTTGCttgaagttttcttttaaatcTTTAATACCTTCGTGAAATAAGTTGGATTCTGATTCGTATGTCGAGATAAGTTTGTATGTACTTGTAATGTCTGCTATCTGCTCGCTAATGCCGGTGGTGGAAGGAGATGTAGAATCCACTAACTGATTTACAGTCTCATCAATTTGTTTGTAGCATTGTTGATATAGATTTGATAAGTCTTGGACATGTAAAGTGTGGAAGTACCTACCTGATTTTTGGTGTAAGGGAACTGAGTTGGGTATAGGGTTATCGTTCAAgtccattttttatttattctttttttttatattgtcTTGCCTTGGTTTCTTTAACTAACACGATTATTTTAGcatgattttttccattgaggaaaagaggaagaaaataacaagAGAAGCATGTGTAAGAAGATAGGCCTGCGTGCCGAAGTAACCAAAGTTAAAGGAACGCATAGATGGATAAAGAGGTAAGTGAGTTGGTAGTGTTGCAGCTGATACACACCTTAATATCCAACAAGAATGAAGAACTGGTTAGGAATGGGGGAGGAATCAACATGATCGGGAACAATCTTCGAATATCACTGGTCAAGTTGACTAACGAAATACAAAACAATTTGCTAATCAACGAGCTGACAAATTTAAGGAGGCAAAGCAACATGGTTAATGGGAACAGAAAACTGGGCATCAACGATATCCTGACCATAGTCAAGAGTTTATTCCCAGAATACAGAACAACGCTAAACGATGGGCAACTTAGTCTACACGGTTTGGAAATGCATGATATCGAGAAGTTACTTGTGGAAAAGTACGATCGATTTAAGAGAACGCAAATCGGTCAAGTAAGGACGATGGAGGACGAGATATTGAAGAATGGCATAAAAAGCGGTGCATCGCAACTGCAACCGCATGCACATTCGAGCAAAAGTGGATCTGCTGGTGCCGGTACAACAGTAATTACGACTACGGCACATGGGGCGCATTCTATGGAtccaaaaagagaaaaactATTGAAATTGTACAGAGATACCGTTCTGAATAAACTGGAAAGTAAAACTGGGAACTTCCAGAAACTATTCAAGAGTCCCGAAAATGGGATTATCAAGAAAGAGATAAATTACGAAGACATAAAGAATGAAACGCCCGGCAGCGTTCACGAACTGCAACTGATTTTGCAGAAGAGCATAACGGACGGTGTAATGCGAGAGGTCATTGGCACGGACGATTGGAAATTGGCTAGACAGGTGCAGCTGGAACTGGACGATACAGTGCAGTTCATGAGAAGGGCACTTGAGtaagaaggaaaagcaTAACTTCGAAATCTAAAGTCTTGTaacattattattatatactATTTGATTAAAAAATACACACACAATTCTTCAACAGAATAATACATAACAAATGAAGCGACATGTCTTTCGAAAAACATAATAGGTAGGTAAAAATGGGAAAGAATAGGACACACAAGGCGAGGAGTAGGGCGTGTTTGCCCACACACGGCAAACAACATCCATTCACGCTCGCACGTCCAAACTTTTTTGCGAGAAAACGCACACGTAAACCACATTGTTCCAATAGAGGAATCGAACAGCACAAATACAAAGTAGGAATATAGCACACACGCaggaaaaattgattaatTATTAGAAATTAAAAGGATTGGGGATAAAAGGTCTAATTTATTCATTAATATTCagtaattcaaaaaaaaaaaaaaagaggataattaagaaaaaaacaacatcAAGCCCACTTGGCTTGCTATTAATTGCTTAAAATCTTTGCAAACCTCTTTGTCTAGCTTGCCATTTTCTATAGATAATGGTAGAAATGATGGCGATACAAGCCAAACCGACTAGAATAAAAACTAAGATAACACCACCTGGTAACGTGCTCATCAACATCTTTGTATAATTGTTATTGTACtatttattgtattttATGTAtatgagagaaaaaagagaaaggaagAA encodes:
- the URA3 gene encoding orotidine-5'-phosphate decarboxylase (Orotidine-5'-phosphate (OMP) decarboxylase~similar to YEL021W), producing the protein MSKATYKERAATHPSPVAAKLFNIMHEKQTNLCASLDVRTTKELLELVEALGPVICLLKTHVDILTDFSMEGTVKPLKALSAKYNFLLFEDRKFADIGNTVKLQYSAGVYRIAEWADITNAHGVVGPGIVSGLKQAAEEVTKEPRGLLMLAELSCKGSLATGEYTKGTVDIAKSDKDFVIGFIAQRDMGGRDEGYDWLIMTPGVGLDDKGDALGQQYRTVDDVVSTGSDIIIVGRGLFAKGRDAKVEGERYRKAGWEAYLRRCGQQN
- the TIM9 gene encoding protein transporter TIM9 (similar to YEL020W) translates to MDALNSKEQQEFQKVVEQKQMKDFMRLYSNLVERCFTDCVNDFTTSKLTNKEQTCIMKCSEKFLKHSERVGQRFQEQNAALGQGLGR
- the PXP1 gene encoding putative indolepyruvate decarboxylase family protein (similar to YEL020C), with the translated sequence MTATATQQFAQLLQKYGIDTVFGIVGIPIVQLADTMVANGIKFIPCRNEQAASYAASAYGYISDKPGVLLIVGGPGLIHALAGIYNSMSNRWPLLVIAGSSSQGDMHKGGFQELDQISLLSPFLKFTGKLTPSNVGMITQKALNHCIQGTAGVSYIDVPADFIEYEIPLEGNDHTGNELPMILTPNKCGPDPSKIKEVVQLILQHSKKNILIVIGKGAVKNSHEVRKLVDKFNIPFLPTPMGKGIVPDSSSLNVSSARSQALKTADIVLVLGARLNWILHFGASPKWNSESIFIQLDSNPETLGDNNSSPGADLSIWGDIGLSVTALIDELVRQDSCWKYSGINQVLREKIKLNQTRLLRKEKTRGAQLNYNQVYGTLRPLIDDYRTILVTEGANTMDIARVSFPTDAPRRRLDAGTNATMGIGLGYALACKASHPELDVVLIQGDSAFGFSAMEIETAVRCQLALVIIVMNNSGIYHGEKDTKTDLPPTALSKNCRYDLVGKGLGANGFYVNTLSELSRCFQQAVQFSRTRRETSVINVIIEPGEQKQIAFAWQNKPRL
- the MMS21 gene encoding SUMO ligase MMS21 (SUMO ligase and component of the SMC5-SMC6 complex~similar to YEL019C); this translates as MDLNDNPIPNSVPLHQKSGRYFHTLHVQDLSNLYQQCYKQIDETVNQLVDSTSPSTTGISEQIADITSTYKLISTYESESNLFHEGIKDLKENFKQISDACPQIDLSTWDKYRTGELTAPKLSELYLSMSTAELTATVNNTDTLKILKVLPYIWNDPTCVIPDLQSPAGEDDLQIEGGKIELTCPITCKPYEAPLISKKCNHVFDKDGIQNYLQGYTTRDCPQAACSQVVSMRDFVKDPIMELRCKIARIKESQEQDKRSNQAVDVL
- the EAF5 gene encoding Eaf5p (Non-essential subunit of the NuA4 acetyltransferase complex~similar to YEL018W); translated protein: MDKEVSELVVLQLIHTLISNKNEELVRNGGGINMIGNNLRISLVKLTNEIQNNLLINELTNLRRQSNMVNGNRKLGINDILTIVKSLFPEYRTTLNDGQLSLHGLEMHDIEKLLVEKYDRFKRTQIGQVRTMEDEILKNGIKSGASQLQPHAHSSKSGSAGAGTTVITTTAHGAHSMDPKREKLLKLYRDTVLNKLESKTGNFQKLFKSPENGIIKKEINYEDIKNETPGSVHELQLILQKSITDGVMREVIGTDDWKLARQVQLELDDTVQFMRRALE